The following coding sequences are from one Bos indicus x Bos taurus breed Angus x Brahman F1 hybrid chromosome 5, Bos_hybrid_MaternalHap_v2.0, whole genome shotgun sequence window:
- the ATP23 gene encoding mitochondrial inner membrane protease ATP23 homolog isoform X2, whose product MDTASGRGLFNPFLPSSAVNKDRHFSCEDCNGNVSGGFDSSVSQIVLCQNNIRNQAHMNRVVTHELIHAFDHCRAHVNWFTNVRHLACSEVRAANLSGDCSFLNEIFRLHFGLKQHHQTCVRDRAIRSILAVRNINKEVAQKAVDEVFESCFNDHEPFGRIPHNKTYARYAHRDFQNRDRYYSNI is encoded by the exons ATGGACACTGCTTCTGGACGTGGTCTCTTTAATCCATTCTTGCCTTCTAGTGCTGTTAACAAAGACAGACACTTTTCTTGTGAAGATTGTAATGGAAATGTCAGTGGAGGTTTTGACTCTTCAGTGTCTCAG ATTGTTCTGTGTCAGAATAATATCCGTAATCAGGCCCATATGAACAGAGTGGTCACCCACGAGCTCATTCACGCGTTCGATCATTGTCGTGCTCACGTCAATTGGTTCACCAATGTCAGACATTTGGCCTGCTCTGAG GTTCGAGCTGCTAACCTTAGTGGAGactgctcatttttaaatgaaatattcaggTTGCATTTTGGATTAAAACAACACCATCAG ACTTGTGTGCGAGACAGAGCCATTCGTTCTATCCTGGCTGTTAGGAACATTAACAAAGAAGTAGCTCAGAAAGCTGTTGATGAAGTTTTTGAGTCTTGTTTCAATGACCATGAACCTTTTGGAAGGATCCCTCATAATAAGACCTATGCAAGATATGCTCATAGAGACTTTCAAAACCGGGATCGATACTActcaaatatatga
- the ATP23 gene encoding mitochondrial inner membrane protease ATP23 homolog isoform X3, which translates to MNRVVTHELIHAFDHCRAHVNWFTNVRHLACSEVRAANLSGDCSFLNEIFRLHFGLKQHHQTCVRDRAIRSILAVRNINKEVAQKAVDEVFESCFNDHEPFGRIPHNKTYARYAHRDFQNRDRYYSNI; encoded by the exons ATGAACAGAGTGGTCACCCACGAGCTCATTCACGCGTTCGATCATTGTCGTGCTCACGTCAATTGGTTCACCAATGTCAGACATTTGGCCTGCTCTGAG GTTCGAGCTGCTAACCTTAGTGGAGactgctcatttttaaatgaaatattcaggTTGCATTTTGGATTAAAACAACACCATCAG ACTTGTGTGCGAGACAGAGCCATTCGTTCTATCCTGGCTGTTAGGAACATTAACAAAGAAGTAGCTCAGAAAGCTGTTGATGAAGTTTTTGAGTCTTGTTTCAATGACCATGAACCTTTTGGAAGGATCCCTCATAATAAGACCTATGCAAGATATGCTCATAGAGACTTTCAAAACCGGGATCGATACTActcaaatatatga